The following coding sequences lie in one Sedimentibacter sp. MB35-C1 genomic window:
- a CDS encoding putative Se/S carrier-like protein encodes MELYIITFMHGSYAIAAYNKLQGYGLKNIKVAQTPFSIKGECDMCIKMYDRKTLDIVLNECRKRYPVSNVYMEAKQDGRTVYKLLP; translated from the coding sequence ATGGAACTGTATATTATAACATTTATGCATGGAAGTTATGCTATTGCAGCATATAATAAATTACAGGGTTACGGTTTAAAAAATATTAAGGTGGCCCAAACCCCTTTCAGCATCAAGGGTGAATGCGATATGTGCATTAAAATGTATGACAGAAAAACATTGGATATTGTGCTGAATGAGTGCAGGAAAAGATATCCGGTGAGCAATGTATATATGGAAGCAAAGCAGGATGGCAGGACGGTTTATAAATTACTGCCCTGA
- a CDS encoding TetR/AcrR family transcriptional regulator C-terminal domain-containing protein, with protein MSDSQITKKALAESMKKLMEERPMKKINISDIVEGCDMNRQSFYYHFKDKYDLVNWIYYTEFIVTIKDVPMSSWQILEKTCDFFYENKKFYKNAFKVTGQNSFSEYFIEVLHPILVVHLNDVLKNNKDVDFYATFYADAIRVAISRWLLEEAKIPPEQFVALLRNAIEGVAMSILEKN; from the coding sequence ATGTCGGATTCACAAATAACAAAAAAAGCGCTGGCTGAATCTATGAAGAAGCTAATGGAAGAAAGGCCCATGAAAAAAATAAATATTAGTGATATAGTTGAAGGCTGCGATATGAACAGACAGAGTTTTTACTATCATTTCAAAGACAAATATGATTTGGTCAACTGGATTTATTATACTGAATTCATAGTTACAATCAAGGATGTCCCCATGTCATCTTGGCAAATTCTTGAGAAAACATGCGATTTTTTCTATGAAAACAAAAAATTTTATAAAAATGCTTTTAAGGTTACAGGCCAGAATTCATTCTCAGAGTATTTTATAGAAGTTTTGCATCCTATACTTGTGGTCCATCTTAATGACGTACTTAAAAACAATAAGGATGTGGATTTCTATGCTACGTTTTATGCAGATGCTATAAGAGTTGCAATTTCAAGATGGCTGCTTGAGGAAGCAAAAATTCCTCCGGAGCAGTTTGTAGCTCTATTGAGAAATGCAATTGAAGGCGTTGCTATGTCAATACTGGAAAAAAATTAG
- a CDS encoding radical SAM protein: protein MGNMTMVELLESYGLKKVLSYLDADPDNNIPKILDWVEKFDRDGVVERQMNTIKKSLKNKDGNWYKLTKSLYTDIDPEVRKKIFENFIINATIIGGQRQRKARAENECNIPWAILMDPTSACNLHCTGCWAADYGNKMNMDYETLDSIINQGKKLGTFMYIYSGGEPLVRKKDIIKLCEKHSDCAFLAFTNSTLIDEEFADDMLRVKNFIPAISVEGFEDETDFRRGNGAYKAIIKAMEILKNKKLPFGISCCYTRKNADVIGSEKYFDDMIKKGAKFAWFFTYMPVGTDAVPELLATAEQREYMYHQIREFRKTKPIFTLDFWNDGEYVDGCIAGGRCYLHINANGDIEPCAFIHYSDANIHKNTLLEAYKKPLFMQYRQNQPFNKNHLRPCPLLDNAGRLTDMVEKSGAASTDFISPENVRNLSAKCSDAAANWAPVADKLWEESGKCSDCKKRSS, encoded by the coding sequence ATGGGCAATATGACAATGGTTGAACTTCTTGAATCCTATGGATTGAAAAAAGTATTATCATATTTGGACGCAGATCCGGACAATAATATTCCTAAAATATTGGACTGGGTTGAAAAATTTGACAGGGATGGTGTTGTGGAAAGGCAGATGAACACCATCAAAAAGTCTCTTAAGAATAAAGATGGAAACTGGTATAAGCTTACAAAGAGTCTGTACACAGATATTGACCCAGAAGTAAGAAAAAAAATATTTGAGAATTTTATAATAAATGCCACGATAATAGGAGGACAGAGGCAAAGAAAGGCTAGAGCGGAAAATGAATGCAATATTCCGTGGGCAATTCTTATGGATCCAACTTCGGCATGTAATCTGCACTGCACAGGATGCTGGGCTGCAGATTATGGAAATAAGATGAACATGGACTATGAAACTCTGGACAGTATTATTAATCAGGGCAAAAAGCTGGGGACGTTCATGTATATTTATTCCGGCGGAGAACCTCTTGTGCGAAAGAAAGACATTATTAAACTTTGTGAAAAACATAGTGATTGTGCATTTTTGGCATTTACAAATTCAACGCTGATTGATGAGGAATTTGCTGACGATATGCTGCGAGTTAAAAATTTCATCCCTGCCATAAGTGTTGAAGGCTTTGAAGATGAGACAGATTTCAGAAGGGGAAACGGGGCATACAAAGCAATTATAAAGGCAATGGAAATACTCAAGAACAAGAAGCTTCCTTTTGGTATATCTTGCTGTTATACAAGAAAAAATGCTGATGTTATAGGCAGCGAGAAATATTTTGATGACATGATTAAAAAAGGCGCGAAATTTGCATGGTTTTTTACTTACATGCCAGTGGGAACAGATGCAGTGCCTGAACTTCTAGCAACCGCAGAGCAGAGAGAGTACATGTATCATCAAATAAGAGAGTTCAGAAAAACAAAACCAATATTTACCCTTGATTTCTGGAATGACGGAGAATATGTGGACGGATGTATAGCAGGGGGAAGGTGCTACCTGCACATAAATGCAAACGGAGATATTGAACCATGTGCGTTCATACATTACTCGGATGCAAATATTCACAAAAACACATTGCTGGAGGCATACAAAAAGCCATTGTTTATGCAGTACAGGCAAAATCAGCCGTTTAATAAAAATCATTTGAGACCTTGTCCGCTTTTGGATAACGCTGGACGTCTTACGGATATGGTAGAAAAATCAGGCGCAGCTTCAACAGACTTCATAAGCCCTGAGAATGTACGAAACCTGAGTGCAAAATGCAGTGATGCGGCTGCTAATTGGGCACCTGTGGCAGA